One Thermococcus eurythermalis DNA segment encodes these proteins:
- a CDS encoding Lrp/AsnC family transcriptional regulator, with amino-acid sequence MVRAYVLLTVEIGKVESVIEALKQIPGVTKADAVTGPYDAIVHIEANDLGELTRKILHDIHNIDGVIDTTTAIVVETEE; translated from the coding sequence ATGGTTAGGGCGTATGTTTTGTTGACAGTCGAAATTGGAAAAGTTGAGAGTGTGATTGAGGCACTCAAGCAGATACCCGGCGTCACCAAGGCGGACGCCGTGACCGGCCCCTACGACGCCATAGTCCACATCGAGGCAAACGACCTCGGTGAGCTTACCAGGAAGATCCTCCACGACATCCACAACATCGACGGCGTCATAGACACTACCACTGCCATTGTCGTCGAGACGGAAGAGTGA
- a CDS encoding ABC transporter permease gives MANLKKFLVRRLLTFIPTIIGVTLIVFLIAYVIPADPARAWAGGEKATPDAIQRIREQYHMDDPWYEQYWFLVSGLARNKIVDPRTSNYVFDDIEKRFPVTFELTLVAFFFILIIGLPLGILAALKRNTWIDTVVRIFALTGVSMPIFWLGYMLMYIFFVKWRVITLAGFPAPPERVITHVPMIDALLTGDFSTFAQHIHRLWLPGLTLGFTGSGVLARFVRNSFLEALSSDYVAFLKAKGVPKLRIYRHALKNALVPILTVLGLQFGGLLGGTPITETVFGLPGMGSYVLDAIRNLDFPAVVAITFIFALIFVTTNLIVDILYAVVDPRVRY, from the coding sequence TTGGCCAACCTTAAGAAGTTCCTCGTCAGGAGGCTCTTGACGTTTATACCCACAATAATTGGAGTCACTCTTATTGTGTTCCTTATCGCCTATGTCATCCCCGCCGACCCCGCAAGGGCGTGGGCGGGTGGAGAAAAGGCTACCCCTGATGCAATCCAGAGGATACGTGAGCAGTACCATATGGACGACCCCTGGTACGAGCAGTACTGGTTTTTGGTTAGTGGGCTCGCTAGGAACAAGATTGTTGACCCGAGGACGTCGAATTACGTATTTGACGATATCGAAAAGAGGTTTCCGGTAACGTTTGAGCTGACGCTGGTGGCGTTCTTTTTCATCCTGATAATAGGTCTTCCACTCGGTATACTCGCCGCGCTCAAGAGGAACACGTGGATTGATACCGTGGTTAGGATATTCGCCCTGACCGGTGTTTCAATGCCCATATTCTGGCTGGGATACATGCTCATGTACATCTTCTTCGTCAAGTGGCGTGTCATAACCCTGGCGGGCTTCCCGGCTCCACCCGAACGTGTGATAACTCACGTCCCTATGATAGACGCGCTCCTTACGGGGGACTTCTCGACGTTCGCCCAGCACATCCACAGGCTCTGGCTTCCGGGCCTCACCCTTGGATTTACCGGCTCTGGAGTCCTCGCCAGGTTCGTGAGGAACTCGTTCCTTGAGGCCCTCAGCAGTGACTACGTGGCCTTCCTCAAGGCGAAGGGCGTCCCCAAGCTCAGGATATACAGGCACGCCCTGAAGAACGCCCTCGTCCCAATCCTGACCGTTTTGGGCCTTCAGTTCGGCGGACTGCTCGGAGGAACTCCGATCACCGAGACCGTCTTCGGACTGCCTGGAATGGGTTCCTACGTCCTGGACGCCATAAGGAACCTCGACTTCCCGGCGGTGGTCGCGATAACCTTCATCTTCGCCCTGATCTTCGTGACGACCAACCTGATAGTGGACATACTGTACGCGGTCGTTGACCCGAGGGTGAGGTACTGA
- a CDS encoding ABC transporter substrate-binding protein yields MKSRATIAMLVVFLVVFSTVASGCIGGESETTTGTQQTTSPGETSSQPAQTGVLEMGKVYVVTTDKSVVVVGPKGAEPTVDLPSGKKVIRVSYEVDTENTPDVKTLMEQGQGFGAINPAFFRDEHVDALVIAARRETNPEVRTEIFKALYILGNQLVPEAILGQNKQLRVYWDWVKGRYYHPTLAERYDLLSEDSNAPSVKIGIKDYKNDPETYVIATIGWPESLDPAMTYETFGWELWHEIGDTLVTYWKENTETVSPDLAVAWAHNKEGTEWYFLIRGGVKAYDPWNDKTYPIDATDVAFTFLRVERLGHSVSWMVDSFMDVNNSAAISEEELDGYLKDNPLIAEFNGQVKEIHSVEELKQFFGYSGETAGVFKLVLPNPYAPVLSILADPFLSVVPMEYLLGDKYQEALQASNNGHDPSAWWDYLQSGKDDPTHQLMHQKPVGTGPFYVKDYQENSYIVLEYNPHYWNATGSPGHKYVIYVINNDAQARINLFKTGTADVVAIPPEKMDSVKGLELNGFHSVVKTDILQPILTFLVFNTQKEPFNNPKVRQALAYAIPYDQIRQLVYQGLLEPNYGPIPKPWPGYMEEGITKYTYDINKAKQLLQEAGIDPSKYSIELIYNEGNAAREKIMTLIQNVWSQLGFQVTVNSYNWPTYLSKTEHGDYDVYVVGWVPDYLDSDNWVGPFLYGATEFKSLEVNVSE; encoded by the coding sequence ATGAAAAGCAGAGCTACAATAGCCATGCTGGTTGTTTTTTTGGTTGTTTTTTCGACAGTGGCCAGCGGCTGCATCGGTGGTGAAAGCGAAACCACAACCGGCACCCAGCAGACGACCTCGCCGGGTGAAACTTCGTCACAGCCAGCTCAGACCGGCGTCCTGGAGATGGGCAAAGTCTATGTCGTCACGACCGATAAGAGCGTAGTTGTTGTCGGACCTAAGGGGGCTGAACCGACGGTGGACCTTCCCTCAGGAAAGAAGGTCATAAGGGTCAGCTACGAGGTTGACACGGAGAACACCCCCGATGTCAAGACCCTCATGGAGCAGGGCCAGGGATTCGGTGCGATTAACCCCGCGTTCTTCAGGGACGAGCATGTTGATGCCCTCGTCATAGCGGCGAGGCGCGAGACCAACCCCGAGGTCAGAACTGAAATCTTCAAGGCCCTCTACATACTCGGAAACCAGCTTGTGCCTGAGGCCATTCTCGGACAGAACAAGCAGCTCCGTGTCTACTGGGACTGGGTGAAGGGCCGCTACTACCACCCGACCCTTGCCGAGCGCTACGACCTCCTCAGCGAGGACTCGAACGCCCCCTCAGTCAAGATTGGTATCAAGGACTACAAGAACGACCCTGAGACCTACGTCATAGCCACAATCGGCTGGCCGGAGAGCCTTGACCCGGCAATGACCTACGAGACCTTTGGATGGGAGCTCTGGCACGAGATTGGCGACACCCTCGTCACCTACTGGAAGGAGAACACCGAGACCGTCAGCCCCGACCTGGCGGTTGCCTGGGCCCACAACAAGGAGGGCACCGAGTGGTACTTCCTCATCCGCGGTGGAGTTAAAGCATATGACCCGTGGAACGACAAGACCTACCCGATAGACGCTACCGATGTGGCCTTCACGTTCCTCCGCGTCGAGAGGCTCGGACACAGCGTCAGCTGGATGGTCGACAGCTTTATGGACGTCAACAACTCGGCGGCGATTAGCGAGGAGGAGCTTGATGGCTACCTCAAGGACAACCCGCTCATCGCCGAGTTCAACGGTCAGGTCAAGGAAATCCACTCCGTTGAGGAGCTCAAGCAGTTCTTCGGATACAGCGGCGAGACCGCGGGCGTCTTCAAGCTCGTCCTCCCGAACCCGTACGCGCCGGTTCTGAGCATCCTCGCTGACCCGTTCCTCAGCGTCGTCCCGATGGAGTACCTCCTCGGCGACAAGTACCAAGAGGCCCTGCAGGCCAGCAACAACGGCCACGACCCGAGCGCGTGGTGGGACTACCTCCAGTCCGGCAAGGACGACCCGACCCACCAGCTCATGCATCAGAAGCCCGTTGGAACCGGACCGTTCTACGTCAAGGACTACCAGGAGAACAGCTACATAGTCCTCGAGTACAACCCGCACTACTGGAACGCCACGGGCAGCCCAGGTCACAAGTACGTCATCTACGTCATCAACAACGACGCCCAGGCCAGGATAAACCTCTTCAAGACCGGTACTGCCGATGTCGTCGCGATACCGCCTGAGAAGATGGACAGCGTGAAGGGCCTTGAGCTCAACGGCTTCCACTCGGTCGTTAAGACCGACATCCTCCAGCCGATTCTGACGTTCCTCGTCTTCAACACCCAGAAGGAGCCCTTCAACAACCCGAAGGTCAGGCAGGCCCTTGCCTACGCCATTCCGTACGACCAGATAAGGCAGCTCGTCTACCAGGGACTCCTGGAGCCCAACTACGGCCCGATACCCAAGCCGTGGCCGGGATACATGGAGGAGGGCATCACCAAGTACACCTACGACATCAACAAGGCCAAGCAACTTCTCCAGGAGGCCGGGATTGACCCGAGCAAGTACTCCATCGAGCTCATCTACAACGAGGGCAACGCCGCCCGTGAGAAGATTATGACCCTCATACAGAACGTCTGGAGCCAGCTCGGCTTCCAGGTCACCGTGAACAGCTACAACTGGCCGACCTACCTCAGCAAGACCGAGCACGGCGACTACGACGTCTACGTCGTCGGATGGGTTCCGGACTACCTCGACTCCGACAACTGGGTTGGCCCGTTCCTCTACGGTGCCACCGAGTTCAAGAGCCTTGAGGTTAACGTCTCTGAATGA
- a CDS encoding ABC transporter ATP-binding protein — protein sequence MPEPILEVRGLTVHFYTYAGIVKAIEDVSFDVYRGETFALVGETGCGKSVTSRALTQLIESPGRIVKGKVLYHRDDGSTIDLLKLSEEEIRKIRGREIAYIFQDPHASLDPLYTVGYQIAEAMVVHGTVEGWKEGFRKAVDILRRVLIPDPENRVKNYPHELSGGMKQRVVIGIGVSNDPKILIADEPTTALDVTVQAQILDLMNKLKKEYNTTVILITHNMGVVAEMADRVAVMYAGKIVEIGSVDQIFKNPLHPYTKGLLRAVPNPLAKIERLEAIPGTVPNLITPPKGCRFHPRCPYATERCRSEVPKLKELEPGHFVACHLY from the coding sequence ATGCCTGAGCCCATACTCGAAGTCCGCGGCCTCACTGTTCACTTTTACACCTATGCAGGCATAGTCAAGGCGATAGAGGACGTTTCGTTCGACGTCTACAGGGGAGAAACGTTCGCCCTCGTTGGAGAAACCGGCTGTGGAAAGAGCGTCACGTCGAGGGCATTGACCCAGCTGATAGAGAGCCCTGGAAGGATTGTCAAGGGCAAAGTGCTCTACCACAGGGACGACGGGTCTACCATAGACCTGCTGAAGCTCAGCGAAGAGGAAATCAGGAAGATAAGGGGCAGGGAGATAGCCTACATATTCCAGGACCCCCACGCCTCTCTCGACCCGCTTTACACGGTCGGCTATCAGATTGCCGAGGCCATGGTGGTTCACGGGACTGTGGAGGGCTGGAAAGAAGGCTTCAGAAAGGCCGTTGATATACTCAGGCGCGTCCTAATTCCAGACCCGGAGAACAGGGTCAAGAACTACCCGCACGAGCTCAGCGGTGGTATGAAACAGCGTGTCGTCATTGGAATCGGTGTCTCCAACGACCCGAAGATTCTGATAGCGGACGAGCCGACCACGGCCCTTGACGTAACTGTCCAGGCGCAGATACTCGACCTCATGAACAAGCTCAAGAAGGAGTACAACACGACGGTGATACTCATCACGCACAACATGGGTGTCGTCGCCGAGATGGCGGACCGTGTTGCTGTCATGTACGCGGGCAAAATCGTCGAAATAGGCTCCGTTGACCAGATTTTCAAAAACCCGCTCCACCCGTACACAAAGGGCCTGCTGAGGGCAGTTCCGAACCCGCTGGCGAAGATAGAGAGGCTTGAGGCAATACCTGGAACCGTGCCCAACCTGATAACCCCTCCGAAGGGATGCCGCTTCCACCCGAGGTGCCCCTACGCGACCGAGAGGTGCAGAAGTGAAGTGCCGAAGCTGAAGGAGTTAGAACCCGGCCACTTCGTGGCCTGCCATCTGTACTGA
- a CDS encoding DUF257 family protein — protein sequence MAIKDLKKDALSRMTPGDVVLIEYQSREPIENLAWGELLPAIAPGGVVVVDFFGLGEILLRKFVRKENVDYSATLEILRSLKVVKVGPGTVTYGEILEDVVPSYDSHTFLRNYHSIMSKISRLPQKPKYMVTFGLSHYIHFSPEDAVKAILTAVSTIPGEDLIIINFINTDIVDRPHLAILEELSTAIVEVSKGEFKVYKDGGIGD from the coding sequence ATGGCCATTAAAGACCTCAAAAAAGATGCACTCAGCCGTATGACGCCTGGGGACGTTGTTTTAATCGAGTACCAGTCACGAGAACCCATAGAGAACCTCGCATGGGGCGAGCTCCTGCCCGCGATAGCCCCTGGTGGAGTGGTTGTGGTGGACTTCTTTGGGCTTGGCGAGATTCTGCTGAGGAAGTTCGTGAGAAAAGAAAATGTGGACTACTCTGCCACTCTGGAGATCCTCAGGAGCCTGAAAGTCGTGAAAGTTGGGCCCGGGACAGTGACCTACGGTGAAATCCTTGAGGATGTAGTGCCGAGCTACGACTCACACACATTCCTCAGGAACTACCACTCAATAATGAGCAAGATATCGAGGCTCCCACAGAAGCCGAAGTACATGGTGACCTTCGGGCTGAGCCACTACATTCACTTTTCCCCCGAGGACGCCGTTAAGGCGATTCTAACCGCCGTGAGCACAATCCCCGGCGAAGACCTCATCATAATAAACTTCATCAACACGGATATCGTAGACCGCCCCCACCTGGCGATACTCGAAGAGCTGAGCACGGCGATAGTCGAGGTCTCCAAGGGGGAGTTCAAAGTCTACAAGGACGGTGGTATCGGTGATTGA
- a CDS encoding ABC transporter ATP-binding protein, producing MEPLLKVENLKKYFPVRGLFRTIGYVKAVDGISFEINRGETFGLVGESGCGKTTTGRTILRLIEPTSGKIIFDGKDVTTIKGDEMKEFRRRAQIMFQDPYSSLNPRQTVFEVIMEPVRFHGIPVDDPEEFVIDLLESVGLNEMHLYRYPHEFSGGQRQRIALARLLALKPEFIVLDEPTSALDVSVQANILNMLKDLQKKYGFTYLFISHDLGVVKYMSHRMGVMYLGKLVEVGPAEKIFENPLHPYTQMLLSAIPVPDPDLARELKKKRARIEGEPPSPINPPEGCHFHPRCPFAKAGLCDKKEPPLVEVEKDHYVACWLYAKS from the coding sequence ATGGAACCGCTCCTCAAGGTTGAAAACCTCAAAAAGTACTTCCCCGTCAGGGGACTCTTCAGAACTATAGGATACGTTAAGGCCGTTGACGGCATAAGCTTCGAGATAAACAGGGGTGAAACCTTCGGACTGGTGGGTGAAAGCGGCTGTGGAAAGACGACAACGGGAAGGACGATACTGAGGCTCATAGAGCCAACGTCCGGAAAGATAATCTTTGACGGTAAGGACGTCACCACGATAAAAGGCGACGAGATGAAGGAGTTCAGGAGAAGGGCCCAGATAATGTTCCAGGACCCATATTCCTCCCTGAACCCGAGGCAGACTGTCTTTGAAGTCATAATGGAGCCGGTCCGCTTCCACGGCATCCCGGTTGACGACCCGGAGGAGTTCGTCATAGACCTGCTCGAAAGTGTCGGCCTTAACGAGATGCACCTCTACCGCTACCCCCACGAGTTCTCAGGAGGACAGAGGCAGAGGATAGCCCTCGCAAGGCTCCTCGCCCTCAAGCCGGAGTTTATCGTGCTCGATGAGCCAACCTCAGCTCTTGACGTCTCGGTTCAGGCGAACATTCTCAACATGCTCAAGGACCTCCAGAAGAAGTACGGGTTCACTTACCTCTTCATCAGCCACGACCTCGGTGTCGTCAAGTACATGAGCCACAGGATGGGTGTGATGTACCTCGGAAAACTCGTGGAAGTCGGCCCGGCTGAGAAGATATTCGAGAATCCACTGCACCCATACACCCAGATGCTCCTCTCGGCGATTCCCGTCCCTGACCCCGACTTGGCAAGGGAGCTCAAGAAGAAGCGTGCCCGGATAGAAGGCGAGCCGCCGAGCCCGATAAACCCGCCGGAGGGATGTCACTTCCACCCGAGGTGTCCCTTTGCCAAGGCCGGGCTCTGCGACAAGAAGGAGCCACCGCTTGTTGAGGTCGAGAAGGATCACTACGTGGCCTGCTGGCTCTACGCCAAGTCATGA
- a CDS encoding signal recognition particle protein Srp19 — protein sequence MRFVVWPSELDSRLSRKYGRAVPKNLAVEAPRFSEIEDAVVVLGMNVVEKDHTKLNPRLSGLDEELRTYGFLVVESQYGKGKSLKMIAEKIRELRSRTKPKKGKTKKRRK from the coding sequence ATGAGGTTTGTAGTATGGCCGAGCGAGCTTGACTCAAGGCTGAGCAGGAAGTATGGGAGAGCCGTCCCAAAGAACCTCGCCGTTGAGGCGCCCAGGTTTTCTGAAATAGAAGACGCCGTCGTAGTTCTCGGTATGAATGTCGTTGAGAAGGACCACACCAAGCTTAACCCCCGCCTTTCTGGCCTGGACGAGGAGCTCAGGACGTACGGCTTTCTTGTGGTTGAGAGCCAGTACGGAAAGGGGAAGAGCCTAAAAATGATTGCGGAGAAGATTAGAGAACTCCGTTCAAGGACAAAGCCCAAGAAGGGCAAGACTAAGAAGAGGAGGAAGTAG
- a CDS encoding ABC transporter permease yields the protein MTQEEYKKGILDRLADKLVDAIGSFISLFKKDWKNKNRSKMEEWKLMLYALNRSPPGLIGLFLIGIFIFLGIFGPSIAPWSYRYFPALENMTTYLAPPGTKAYLPFADKTITYPLGADHYGRDLLSLILYGARTSFVISIIVIVLGVPLGIILGLVAGYYGGKIDELIMRITDMFLAFPALILAIAFSAVLPDRLQSFISNHEFFETLFLRIFALEPQEAGNLGKLLAVILAMVIVWWPAYARITRGSTLTEREKLYVEAARAIGLSSRTIMFKHILPNIVGPILVYITLDFGGVILMEAGLSFLGLGATPPIADWGRIVYDGSQYFPEKWWLVTFSGFMILIVALGWNLLGDTLRDILDPKMRRSIEFKVKKQKQMEEKEGEENA from the coding sequence ATGACGCAGGAAGAATACAAGAAGGGGATTCTTGACAGGCTCGCTGACAAGCTCGTCGATGCAATAGGCTCGTTCATATCCCTCTTCAAAAAGGACTGGAAGAATAAGAACCGCTCGAAGATGGAAGAATGGAAGCTGATGCTCTACGCCCTCAACCGCTCGCCCCCCGGGTTAATCGGCCTTTTCCTGATAGGGATTTTCATCTTCCTCGGCATCTTTGGACCGAGCATTGCGCCGTGGAGCTACCGCTATTTCCCCGCCCTTGAGAACATGACCACCTACCTCGCGCCCCCCGGCACCAAGGCGTATTTGCCGTTCGCCGACAAGACAATAACCTATCCCCTCGGTGCCGACCACTACGGTAGGGACCTGCTGAGCCTAATCCTCTACGGAGCAAGGACGTCGTTCGTGATATCAATCATAGTCATAGTCCTCGGAGTGCCCCTCGGCATAATCCTTGGCCTTGTTGCGGGCTACTACGGGGGAAAGATAGACGAGCTCATAATGCGTATAACCGATATGTTCCTTGCGTTCCCGGCGTTAATCCTTGCCATAGCGTTCTCCGCCGTCCTGCCGGATAGGTTGCAGTCCTTCATCAGCAATCACGAGTTCTTCGAGACCCTGTTCCTCAGGATATTCGCGCTGGAGCCGCAGGAGGCAGGAAACCTCGGAAAGCTGCTGGCGGTCATACTGGCGATGGTCATAGTCTGGTGGCCGGCATATGCGAGGATAACCAGGGGTTCAACTCTGACGGAGAGGGAGAAGCTCTACGTTGAGGCGGCGAGGGCGATAGGACTGAGCTCCAGGACGATAATGTTCAAGCACATCCTACCAAACATCGTGGGCCCGATACTGGTCTACATAACCCTCGACTTCGGTGGCGTTATCCTCATGGAGGCCGGCCTGAGCTTCCTCGGTCTCGGTGCGACCCCGCCGATAGCGGATTGGGGTAGGATAGTCTACGACGGCTCCCAGTACTTCCCTGAGAAGTGGTGGCTAGTCACGTTTTCGGGCTTCATGATACTCATCGTGGCCCTCGGATGGAACCTCCTCGGTGACACCCTTAGGGACATACTCGACCCCAAGATGAGGCGCAGCATAGAGTTCAAGGTGAAGAAACAGAAGCAGATGGAGGAAAAGGAGGGTGAGGAGAATGCCTGA